From a single Halobellus ruber genomic region:
- a CDS encoding lipopolysaccharide biosynthesis protein encodes MSRLSELNLGGQVAKTLLVRIGLAAFGFAGTIVFARALGPTAFGGYYLLYTVVQVADRPFRGWTSAVEKRYSEVDAPRREILGSVIVFNLTGLLVTTPLVFLLRSRLAAFTGVEGAALLFLLLLGAEAFFHPLDQLVAAKGRIAVANYVDGLRSVLTLGLQLLFVAIGLEVAGMIYGLVGATLASIAINLYIVGRTPSVPGIESLRSITKFARYSIPASIVGQTYSRLDSLLLGLVLTPAVAGEYEVALKLTVPAVFVSNSIQQSMFPKMSNLHSQGKEISADIANSKAFASILAVPLLFGAFALSERIVVTAYGPDYRGAAVLLIGLALYRIVNTQAQIHVRTLEATDSPETVFKTSAVALAVNVPLGYALVLSYGAVGVVAATVVAEMLRYVLLVLATRQVVQDGLVPMEFLRQIAAGAVMFAAILFAKPLVKEWSWLVLLLAIGFGAVVYAVVLIMISRRLRVTARGILADLTEEGLA; translated from the coding sequence ATGTCCCGGCTCAGTGAGTTGAACCTTGGCGGCCAGGTGGCGAAGACCCTCCTCGTCAGGATCGGCCTCGCCGCCTTCGGCTTCGCTGGGACGATCGTCTTCGCAAGGGCACTTGGCCCCACCGCGTTCGGCGGCTACTACCTCTTGTACACCGTCGTTCAGGTCGCTGACAGACCGTTTCGTGGATGGACCTCCGCGGTAGAAAAACGCTACTCCGAGGTCGACGCTCCTCGACGGGAGATTCTGGGCTCAGTTATCGTGTTCAACCTCACCGGATTGCTCGTGACCACGCCGCTTGTGTTCCTATTGCGGTCGCGGCTGGCGGCGTTCACTGGCGTTGAAGGGGCGGCGCTGCTGTTCCTGCTGTTACTCGGGGCGGAGGCCTTCTTTCACCCGCTGGACCAACTGGTCGCCGCGAAGGGTCGGATCGCCGTCGCTAATTATGTCGATGGACTGCGGTCGGTGCTCACCCTGGGACTGCAGCTACTGTTCGTTGCCATCGGCTTAGAGGTAGCGGGGATGATTTATGGTCTTGTCGGCGCGACGCTGGCGTCAATCGCGATCAACCTCTACATCGTTGGGCGGACGCCGTCAGTCCCTGGCATCGAGTCATTGCGTTCGATCACCAAGTTCGCCCGCTACTCTATCCCTGCTTCGATTGTCGGCCAAACGTATAGCCGCCTCGATTCGCTGCTTTTGGGTCTAGTGCTCACCCCCGCCGTCGCCGGAGAATACGAAGTGGCATTGAAGCTGACTGTTCCTGCAGTATTTGTCTCGAACTCAATCCAGCAGTCGATGTTCCCAAAGATGAGTAACCTCCACAGCCAGGGAAAAGAGATTTCGGCTGATATTGCGAATTCGAAGGCCTTTGCTTCTATTCTCGCGGTCCCGCTGCTGTTCGGAGCGTTCGCGTTGTCCGAGCGTATCGTCGTCACGGCGTACGGTCCGGACTACCGCGGCGCTGCCGTCCTGCTGATCGGCCTGGCGCTATATCGCATTGTCAATACCCAAGCCCAGATCCACGTCCGAACGCTAGAAGCGACAGACAGCCCCGAGACCGTGTTCAAGACGTCGGCAGTCGCACTCGCGGTCAATGTCCCCTTAGGATACGCGCTGGTGCTCAGTTACGGCGCCGTCGGCGTCGTCGCCGCGACGGTGGTTGCCGAAATGCTCCGCTATGTCCTGTTGGTCCTCGCGACTAGGCAGGTCGTCCAAGATGGACTCGTCCCAATGGAATTTCTCCGCCAGATAGCCGCCGGGGCAGTTATGTTCGCTGCCATCCTATTCGCGAAACCGCTGGTCAAGGAATGGTCATGGCTCGTTCTGCTCCTCGCCATCGGCTTCGGAGCTGTCGTCTACGCTGTCGTGTTGATTATGATTAGCCGGCGTCTCAGAGTCACTGCCCGCGGAATCCTTGCCGATCTCACTGAAGAGGGCTTAGCCTGA
- a CDS encoding sulfatase: protein MKSIIWITIDSLRADHTSVHGYDRDTTPNLARIGEEGAVFEECIAHSVATAASTASIVTGTYPSRHQVAMGEAVGEIPEELSTAAELFSAAGYHTGCVTTNPRVSLVGADAGFDEFYDVSRSTLLQLSNLTTTVRFLTNLRSHSVGATTDSLAHSFSLILNDLARQWVESVPDDEPFFLYLHYNEPHRPYYPPLAWQDRFVDEIDASTTEAVEIAIDLHENATQYIADGLPLSDYEWEAVKAMYDAEIAYTDEMIGRLLEMIPSTADESAVVVTADHGELLGEQGLYGHLHTVIDPLIHIPAVASGIPGVSGRQSDIVQHADLMKTLLSAAGAETDQFDAAVNVASETREFAVSQERVVDYKAYTDRNPSFEVTGRPIGAINGLRTQNFKLVSHGSGSTLYRLPDEKHDISDEEHEQVERLRDALSEWRTRAGKPLTEPATEDDYDEATLERLADLGYRE, encoded by the coding sequence ATGAAGAGCATTATATGGATTACGATTGATAGTCTCCGAGCGGATCACACCTCGGTGCACGGGTACGACCGAGATACCACCCCGAACCTTGCTCGCATCGGCGAAGAAGGGGCAGTCTTTGAGGAGTGTATCGCCCATAGTGTCGCTACGGCGGCATCAACGGCATCAATCGTTACCGGGACTTACCCCTCACGTCACCAAGTCGCGATGGGTGAGGCCGTTGGGGAGATACCTGAGGAGTTATCGACCGCTGCTGAACTTTTTTCAGCAGCGGGTTACCACACCGGCTGCGTGACAACGAATCCCCGTGTGAGTCTTGTTGGAGCAGACGCCGGATTCGACGAATTCTATGACGTGAGTCGGTCGACGCTGCTACAACTGTCGAACCTGACGACGACAGTCCGGTTTCTTACCAATCTCCGGTCACATTCAGTGGGAGCAACGACCGACAGCCTCGCTCACTCGTTTTCATTGATCCTCAACGACCTAGCGAGGCAGTGGGTTGAGTCAGTACCTGACGATGAGCCGTTCTTTTTATACCTCCACTACAACGAGCCTCACCGGCCGTATTATCCACCGTTAGCGTGGCAGGATCGGTTCGTCGATGAAATCGACGCCTCTACCACAGAAGCCGTTGAAATAGCCATTGACCTCCACGAGAACGCGACTCAATACATTGCCGATGGCCTACCGTTGTCGGATTATGAATGGGAGGCAGTCAAGGCGATGTACGACGCCGAAATTGCGTACACCGATGAGATGATCGGCCGACTACTTGAAATGATTCCCTCGACAGCCGACGAGTCCGCTGTTGTCGTCACAGCCGACCACGGAGAGCTCTTGGGCGAACAGGGACTCTACGGACATCTTCACACTGTCATTGACCCGTTGATTCATATACCGGCAGTTGCTTCGGGAATCCCTGGCGTGTCCGGTCGTCAATCAGATATCGTCCAACACGCTGATTTGATGAAAACGTTATTATCGGCCGCTGGCGCTGAGACCGACCAATTCGATGCCGCGGTCAACGTGGCATCTGAGACTCGAGAGTTTGCCGTCAGTCAGGAACGCGTCGTCGACTACAAAGCGTATACGGATCGGAACCCGTCGTTCGAAGTCACCGGCCGGCCAATCGGAGCGATCAACGGTCTCCGAACACAGAATTTCAAATTGGTGTCACACGGCAGCGGGAGCACTCTATACCGGTTACCAGACGAGAAGCACGATATCTCCGATGAGGAACACGAACAGGTAGAACGGCTGCGAGACGCCCTCTCGGAGTGGCGGACCCGCGCGGGTAAGCCGCTAACAGAGCCGGCCACAGAGGATGACTACGACGAAGCAACCCTTGAGCGTCTAGCTGACCTCGGCTATCGGGAGTAA
- a CDS encoding sulfatase, which yields MTDDQNIILVSWDSVRADHLHIYGYERNTAPRLSEIAADGLLFEDVQVPAVGTPASFTGMFTGEHGSGSMEEPNPKHWQKANEDRVMLPELLSEEGYYTGGFHYNALMSGHFGWNRGWDEYEDHLWVEDNDTESGWRSKLYDTLDELGVANFVVDLKRTVQGELPARWEAMWDDIREFIDTAPEPFFLWILLIDTHHPWYAPPEYHEWNQPGVRTTYALNYAMRRYRNLVGERRPSIVNAYDNTIRYADEFVRQLETELEESGYDEAPLIIHSDHGDELGEHGNYGHRPLMYDTVTRVPLVMKNVGETGRILGPTTLLDLGSTILDLAGSDRRIANRPSLLGEERMDRDYVTVQNILDSDRRTAAAVGEEWKVLYHPEGDWGAKSFPEGSWEAYYRPDDPLERENRWGEHPEFLEEALRGQLSGEVAAVDGDDEMTQETRERLRELGYIE from the coding sequence ATGACTGACGATCAAAACATCATCCTGGTTTCGTGGGATAGCGTCCGTGCGGATCACCTGCACATATACGGGTACGAGCGTAATACGGCACCACGCCTGAGTGAGATCGCCGCGGATGGGCTTCTGTTCGAGGATGTGCAGGTACCGGCGGTCGGCACACCTGCGAGTTTTACCGGAATGTTCACGGGTGAACACGGATCAGGGAGTATGGAGGAGCCCAATCCGAAACATTGGCAGAAAGCGAACGAGGATAGGGTTATGCTGCCGGAGCTGCTCTCCGAAGAAGGGTACTACACCGGCGGCTTTCATTATAACGCCTTGATGAGCGGTCATTTCGGGTGGAATCGTGGGTGGGACGAGTACGAGGATCACCTCTGGGTAGAGGACAACGATACCGAATCCGGCTGGCGGAGCAAACTGTACGACACCCTCGACGAACTGGGTGTAGCTAACTTCGTTGTCGATCTCAAACGTACCGTTCAGGGAGAGTTGCCCGCTAGGTGGGAAGCAATGTGGGACGATATCCGGGAGTTCATTGACACTGCTCCGGAACCGTTCTTTTTGTGGATTCTTCTTATCGATACGCACCATCCGTGGTACGCACCGCCGGAGTACCACGAGTGGAATCAGCCTGGCGTTCGGACTACGTACGCGCTCAACTACGCAATGCGTCGGTATCGGAACCTCGTCGGGGAACGCCGTCCGTCGATTGTTAACGCGTACGACAATACGATTCGATACGCCGACGAATTCGTTCGCCAACTCGAAACTGAGCTTGAGGAGTCGGGGTACGATGAGGCCCCGCTGATTATACACAGCGACCACGGCGACGAACTCGGCGAACACGGTAATTACGGGCATCGACCGTTGATGTACGATACAGTTACGCGCGTCCCACTCGTGATGAAAAACGTGGGTGAGACAGGCCGAATATTAGGCCCAACGACGCTACTAGACTTGGGCAGCACGATTCTCGACCTTGCGGGTAGCGACCGCCGGATAGCCAATCGTCCGTCATTGTTGGGGGAGGAGCGTATGGATCGAGATTATGTTACTGTTCAGAATATTCTCGATTCGGACCGTCGGACCGCGGCCGCCGTCGGTGAGGAATGGAAGGTCCTGTATCATCCCGAAGGAGACTGGGGAGCGAAGTCGTTCCCTGAGGGGAGTTGGGAGGCGTACTATCGGCCGGACGATCCACTTGAACGGGAGAATCGGTGGGGTGAGCATCCGGAATTTCTCGAAGAGGCACTTCGGGGACAGTTGTCCGGCGAGGTCGCAGCCGTCGACGGCGACGACGAGATGACACAGGAGACGCGGGAACGGCTGCGTGAACTGGGATATATTGAATGA
- a CDS encoding glycosyltransferase, translating to MPLLEGIATKFLSETGPIIALGADSTYDDLLDPLPGRTTKSRLAHRVSLPFVDGTLAVSERIATLAQRYSGGPVRIIHPFVQSDRYERLRGLDTTPEGNRILCVGKYRSKNGQDILLDAISRVDADVRVDFAGPDTEQITEQGNIHSHGFVSEEKLYELFRSAALIVFPAPVGAFPVITLEGLCAGLPVVVTSRIGTATLIRGIDGRLIADPTAEDLARAIRWYFKLSPEIREELAQRADQLGVGFRESEGLETFGFEFARLLRDVGFEGTIND from the coding sequence GTGCCACTACTTGAGGGTATTGCGACGAAGTTTCTGAGCGAAACCGGGCCAATCATCGCATTGGGGGCCGACTCAACGTACGATGACCTATTGGATCCTCTTCCCGGGCGGACAACGAAGAGTAGACTCGCACACCGTGTATCGTTACCCTTTGTAGATGGAACACTTGCTGTCAGCGAGCGGATAGCGACGCTGGCCCAGAGATATTCCGGAGGCCCAGTGCGCATTATTCATCCGTTTGTACAGTCTGATAGATACGAACGACTCCGCGGACTTGATACAACCCCAGAAGGGAACCGGATCCTCTGTGTCGGAAAGTACCGCTCGAAGAACGGACAGGATATACTTCTGGATGCAATTTCGAGGGTTGATGCGGATGTGCGTGTTGATTTCGCTGGTCCTGATACTGAACAGATCACCGAGCAGGGGAACATTCATTCACACGGGTTCGTCTCCGAAGAGAAACTATACGAACTGTTTCGATCGGCGGCGCTCATCGTGTTCCCTGCACCGGTGGGGGCATTTCCGGTCATCACGCTCGAAGGGCTTTGCGCCGGTCTTCCCGTCGTCGTGACATCGCGAATCGGAACAGCGACACTTATCAGGGGAATCGACGGCCGCCTCATCGCAGATCCAACGGCTGAAGATCTTGCCCGCGCGATCCGCTGGTATTTTAAATTGTCTCCGGAAATCAGAGAAGAGTTGGCACAGCGAGCAGATCAACTTGGGGTCGGATTCAGAGAATCGGAAGGGTTAGAGACGTTCGGATTCGAGTTCGCACGCCTGCTCCGTGATGTCGGATTCGAGGGTACAATCAATGACTGA
- a CDS encoding arylsulfotransferase family protein produces MIDKEVQKTILRISLALMVVPSLVYVGLDIGLVSASSSSQDSNYPGTISESELEGATLIASQSGSLSVASKGGTIIARMSAHDAYFDVDRVKPLGSATVLYAAVDIIPRDECGWRSKCVRNVVETYNLTTGETKLLYEQTIPDETAPQWHDADYIGDGKIVVADMSRDRVFIANTTTGIITWQWQAGQAFDPSSGGDNPQDWTHLNDVEVLPGDRIMVSMRNQDQVIFINKSEGVDDSWTLGEDRDPSATNRTLYAQHNPDYITPENGGPAVLVADSEQDRIVEFQRTESGWTQTWEYGVNLGWPRDADRLPNGHTLITDSHNKRVIEINERNEIVWQANAPLPYDAERIGTGQESSGGESAVRLGLSSATESSADDSLLGRIKALGRQIFPDNIVNAISFVNSKYPISFTGMAAAAVSIPLLCLWMLLEFRWSDYTIVPPIKQK; encoded by the coding sequence ATGATAGACAAAGAAGTACAGAAGACAATCCTCCGAATCTCGCTTGCACTGATGGTAGTTCCATCATTGGTATATGTTGGTTTGGACATTGGACTCGTTTCTGCCAGCAGCAGTTCACAGGATTCGAACTATCCCGGTACTATCTCCGAGTCGGAACTTGAGGGGGCTACACTGATCGCTTCACAATCAGGTAGCCTCTCAGTTGCGTCAAAAGGTGGCACCATTATCGCTCGGATGTCTGCCCACGACGCGTATTTTGATGTGGATAGAGTCAAGCCGCTGGGGTCGGCGACCGTATTGTATGCTGCCGTCGATATAATTCCGAGGGACGAGTGTGGATGGCGATCGAAGTGCGTGCGAAACGTTGTCGAAACGTACAACCTCACGACCGGAGAAACCAAACTGCTCTACGAACAGACGATCCCTGACGAAACAGCGCCACAGTGGCACGATGCCGACTACATTGGTGACGGTAAGATCGTGGTCGCCGATATGTCCCGAGATCGGGTTTTTATCGCTAACACAACCACAGGAATCATTACTTGGCAGTGGCAGGCTGGGCAAGCATTCGATCCTTCATCCGGTGGCGATAATCCACAGGACTGGACACATCTCAACGATGTCGAGGTACTACCGGGTGACCGAATAATGGTTTCAATGCGAAACCAGGACCAGGTCATTTTTATTAACAAATCAGAGGGAGTTGACGACTCGTGGACATTGGGAGAGGACCGTGATCCCTCGGCAACTAACCGGACACTGTATGCACAGCACAATCCTGATTACATCACCCCAGAGAACGGCGGGCCAGCGGTCCTCGTAGCCGACAGTGAGCAAGACAGAATCGTAGAATTCCAACGTACTGAATCAGGGTGGACGCAAACTTGGGAATACGGCGTCAATCTCGGATGGCCACGTGATGCTGATCGACTTCCGAACGGCCACACCCTGATCACTGATAGTCATAACAAACGCGTGATCGAAATCAATGAACGAAACGAGATTGTTTGGCAAGCGAACGCACCTCTACCGTACGACGCTGAACGGATCGGGACCGGCCAGGAGAGTAGCGGTGGCGAATCGGCCGTTCGGCTGGGACTGTCTTCCGCCACAGAATCGTCCGCTGATGATTCACTCCTCGGACGAATCAAAGCTCTCGGCCGCCAGATATTCCCCGATAATATCGTAAACGCGATCTCATTCGTGAACTCAAAGTATCCAATCTCATTCACTGGAATGGCGGCGGCAGCCGTCAGTATTCCCCTACTGTGTCTGTGGATGCTGCTTGAGTTCCGATGGTCAGACTATACAATTGTGCCACCAATCAAGCAGAAGTGA
- a CDS encoding oligosaccharyl transferase, archaeosortase A system-associated, producing MSVDSEQREKVNSRSVLDLIEDWYHIPAILVIFFTMAAIRLQSYDDFIRDGDVYFSGNDAWYHYREVTYTVQNWPSTMPFDPWTNYPYGTFVGQFGTLYDQIVATAALVVGLGSPSSELIAKTLLVAPALAGALAVIPVYFIGKRLSGRIAGLFGAVVLLLLPGSFLSRTLAGVADHNAVEPLGMAISIACFVIAFQKASATLPVWEVVREEFFETGKLLTIEEPLKWSLLAGFLTGIYIWVWPPAVFLVGILGLFTVVKIASDVVNQQTPEPTAFVVTVSMLTVALMSLITLDDVGFNTTILSLLQPVVALSVAGAAVFLSWLARAWEGTDLDSNLYPGVVAGLGVVGIAILAVLPIGLLDLITGNLLRTVGFSANAATRTIGEAQPFIAPSSLRRFGVEPAGRIAIEYGLTFFTGLAAAVWLHARPLVEKGTTRAYGYIAGSLAVIALIFLVPAVLGGIESVIGIDEQVVGLLVISALIVGATFLADYDADKLFLIVWAVFITSMAFTQVRFNYYLALVVAVFNAYLFGEILQWINLDRSIRDIGTDIDGYQVLAVVATVLLILGPVLTVPVAVGNTQTSTAWESAQPDAPGVGPGSVTVWDESLSWMQENTPKEGNLGGAGNADQFEYYGTYERTEDFAYPDGTYGVQSWWDYGHWITVQGHRIPNANPFQEGATAAANFLLAPNETQSETVLTAQSTEGNRTRYVMVDWQMATPGSKFGAPTVFYDAEENVSRQDFLRTLYRFDDANQGRFVGTTTLRTQRFYNSTMTKLYYYHGSARSPSPIVVDWAPRQVQTGAGEAVTLDANPRGQGSFVRTFDNMSAAREYVAEDGTAQVGGVGSFPAERVEALEHYRLVQVSETSANRQILRTVGRNAQIAGANPRAVVPSSPAWVKTFERVPGATVSGSGAPPNATVTASAELRIPNTNSTFTYTQRAETDANGDFELTLPYATTGYDEYGPDNGYTNVSVRATGPYTVSTPATLGDNGSIVAYRANLSVPEGEVNGDADGEISVELERTEQELTLGGGGDSGGDSGSSDGSGGETQSLREPVVAGDAARAA from the coding sequence ATGAGTGTAGACAGCGAACAGCGTGAGAAGGTGAACTCCCGATCTGTGTTGGATCTCATCGAAGATTGGTACCACATCCCCGCTATTTTAGTTATATTTTTCACAATGGCGGCAATACGGCTCCAATCATATGATGACTTCATCCGCGACGGAGACGTATATTTCTCCGGCAACGACGCCTGGTACCACTACCGAGAAGTAACATACACTGTACAGAACTGGCCTTCTACGATGCCGTTCGATCCGTGGACGAACTATCCCTACGGAACCTTTGTTGGCCAGTTCGGGACGCTCTACGATCAGATCGTCGCAACAGCCGCACTCGTCGTAGGCCTTGGCTCTCCCTCCTCTGAACTCATCGCAAAGACGCTCCTCGTCGCGCCCGCGCTCGCCGGCGCACTCGCTGTTATTCCGGTCTATTTCATCGGAAAGCGGCTTTCCGGCCGAATCGCGGGACTCTTTGGCGCTGTCGTCCTTCTGCTTCTCCCAGGTTCGTTTCTGAGTCGCACCCTTGCCGGCGTCGCGGACCACAACGCGGTCGAACCGCTCGGAATGGCCATTTCAATCGCCTGCTTCGTGATCGCGTTTCAAAAGGCCAGTGCGACATTGCCCGTCTGGGAAGTCGTCCGGGAGGAGTTCTTCGAGACCGGCAAGCTCTTGACTATCGAAGAACCGCTAAAGTGGAGCCTGCTCGCCGGGTTTCTCACCGGTATCTACATTTGGGTGTGGCCGCCGGCAGTATTCCTCGTCGGTATTCTCGGACTCTTCACTGTAGTCAAGATTGCCAGCGACGTCGTCAATCAACAGACACCGGAACCGACCGCCTTCGTTGTCACTGTGAGTATGCTCACCGTAGCGTTGATGTCGCTGATCACGCTTGACGATGTGGGGTTCAATACGACCATCCTTTCTCTGCTCCAACCGGTGGTCGCACTGAGCGTCGCTGGTGCAGCCGTGTTCCTCTCGTGGCTCGCACGCGCCTGGGAAGGTACTGATCTTGACAGTAATCTTTACCCCGGCGTAGTCGCCGGTCTCGGGGTCGTCGGTATCGCTATCCTTGCAGTTCTCCCGATCGGTCTCCTTGACCTGATCACTGGAAACCTTCTCCGTACCGTTGGCTTCTCTGCCAACGCTGCCACCCGCACTATCGGCGAAGCCCAACCCTTCATCGCCCCCTCCAGCCTCCGACGTTTCGGCGTCGAACCGGCCGGCCGCATCGCGATCGAGTACGGCCTCACCTTCTTCACTGGACTCGCGGCGGCCGTCTGGCTCCACGCCCGCCCCCTCGTTGAAAAAGGCACCACGCGAGCCTACGGCTACATCGCGGGCTCGCTCGCCGTCATCGCGCTCATCTTCCTCGTTCCGGCCGTCCTCGGCGGCATCGAATCCGTCATCGGCATCGACGAGCAGGTCGTCGGCCTCCTCGTCATCTCCGCGCTGATCGTCGGCGCGACGTTCCTCGCCGACTACGACGCCGACAAGCTGTTCCTGATCGTGTGGGCCGTCTTCATCACTTCGATGGCGTTCACGCAGGTCCGCTTCAATTATTACCTCGCTCTCGTCGTCGCAGTCTTCAACGCGTATCTCTTCGGGGAGATCCTCCAGTGGATCAACCTCGACCGCTCGATCCGGGACATCGGCACCGACATCGACGGCTACCAGGTGCTCGCAGTCGTCGCGACGGTCCTCCTCATCCTCGGCCCCGTGCTCACCGTACCGGTCGCCGTCGGAAACACACAGACGTCGACCGCGTGGGAGTCGGCCCAACCCGATGCGCCGGGCGTCGGCCCCGGCTCCGTCACCGTCTGGGACGAGTCCCTGAGCTGGATGCAGGAGAACACCCCAAAGGAGGGGAACCTCGGCGGCGCGGGCAACGCCGATCAGTTCGAGTATTACGGCACCTACGAGCGGACTGAGGACTTCGCGTACCCCGACGGGACCTACGGCGTCCAATCGTGGTGGGACTACGGCCACTGGATCACCGTCCAGGGTCACAGGATCCCCAACGCGAACCCCTTCCAGGAGGGTGCCACCGCCGCGGCGAACTTCCTGCTTGCCCCCAACGAGACCCAATCGGAAACCGTCCTCACCGCCCAGAGCACCGAGGGCAACCGGACCCGCTACGTGATGGTCGACTGGCAGATGGCGACGCCGGGCTCGAAGTTCGGCGCGCCCACGGTGTTCTACGACGCCGAGGAGAACGTCTCCCGGCAGGACTTCCTCCGGACGCTGTACCGCTTCGACGACGCGAACCAGGGCCGCTTCGTGGGCACGACGACGCTCCGCACGCAGCGGTTCTACAACAGCACGATGACGAAGCTGTACTACTACCACGGCAGCGCCCGGAGTCCCTCGCCGATCGTGGTCGACTGGGCGCCCCGCCAGGTCCAGACGGGCGCCGGCGAGGCTGTGACGCTCGATGCGAACCCCCGGGGCCAGGGCAGCTTCGTCCGCACGTTCGACAATATGAGCGCCGCCCGCGAGTACGTCGCGGAGGACGGCACCGCCCAGGTCGGCGGCGTCGGCTCCTTCCCCGCCGAGCGCGTCGAGGCGCTGGAACACTACCGCCTCGTCCAGGTGAGCGAGACGTCCGCGAACCGCCAGATCCTCCGGACGGTCGGCCGCAACGCACAGATCGCGGGGGCGAACCCGCGGGCGGTGGTGCCCTCCAGTCCCGCGTGGGTGAAGACCTTCGAGCGGGTGCCCGGCGCGACCGTGTCGGGCAGCGGCGCCCCGCCGAACGCCACGGTGACCGCGAGCGCGGAACTCCGGATCCCGAACACCAACTCCACGTTCACCTACACCCAGCGGGCCGAAACCGACGCGAACGGCGACTTCGAGCTGACGCTGCCGTACGCAACCACCGGCTACGACGAGTACGGCCCCGACAACGGGTACACGAACGTGAGCGTGCGCGCGACCGGCCCCTACACGGTCTCGACGCCCGCGACGCTCGGCGACAACGGGTCGATCGTCGCCTACCGGGCGAACCTCTCGGTCCCGGAGGGCGAGGTCAACGGTGACGCGGACGGCGAGATCAGCGTCGAACTCGAACGCACCGAGCAGGAACTGACGCTCGGCGGCGGTGGGGACTCCGGCGGCGACTCGGGGAGTTCGGACGGCTCGGGCGGGGAGACCCAGTCATTGCGCGAGCCGGTGGTCGCGGGCGACGCAGCGCGGGCGGCGTAG
- a CDS encoding DUF7350 domain-containing protein, whose protein sequence is MTPPTTTRRAFLGSVAAGGLAASAGCLGALGFSRQSAWRDPPLVEDRPEAVYVPAVTEGMGTYGRTTAGRYGVALTYSYPHRFWTLSGADLTKTVVEADDDVHLMVSLWDTDTGRVLPLNSGVTIEIRNGNGLVTQEVAYPMLSQTMGLHYGSNYVLDGEGEYEARVQVGGVSLRRTGAYAGAFESPATARIDFAFDTQELHEVSLSRPENAGERGAVAPMEMEGVPVGRAPAVESLPGQHLGRGTAGDAVFEVFVLDTEDDRFGSDPYLYVSARTPHNGIVLPMMGLAATLRRDGGSVWESALSSGLDSEIGYHYGASMPGVREGDEVVIETTVPPQVARHDGYETAFLEMGEVSIQA, encoded by the coding sequence GCCGGCAGTCGGCGTGGCGCGACCCGCCGCTGGTGGAGGACCGCCCCGAGGCGGTGTACGTTCCTGCCGTGACCGAAGGGATGGGAACCTACGGCCGGACGACCGCCGGCCGGTACGGCGTGGCGCTGACGTACTCGTATCCCCACCGCTTCTGGACGCTGTCGGGGGCCGACCTGACGAAGACGGTGGTCGAAGCCGACGACGACGTTCACCTGATGGTGTCGCTGTGGGACACCGACACTGGGAGAGTGCTCCCGCTGAACTCCGGGGTGACGATCGAGATCCGAAACGGGAACGGCCTCGTCACCCAGGAGGTCGCGTACCCGATGCTTTCGCAGACGATGGGGCTGCACTATGGCTCGAACTACGTCCTCGACGGCGAAGGGGAGTACGAGGCACGGGTGCAGGTCGGCGGCGTGTCGCTCCGCCGGACCGGTGCGTACGCTGGGGCGTTCGAGTCGCCCGCGACCGCGAGGATCGACTTCGCGTTCGACACCCAGGAACTCCACGAGGTGTCGCTATCGCGGCCGGAGAACGCGGGCGAGCGCGGCGCGGTCGCGCCGATGGAGATGGAGGGCGTGCCGGTCGGGCGCGCACCGGCCGTGGAGTCGCTTCCGGGGCAGCACCTGGGACGCGGCACCGCCGGCGACGCGGTCTTCGAGGTGTTCGTCCTCGATACCGAAGACGACCGCTTCGGTTCGGATCCGTACCTCTACGTCTCCGCGCGGACGCCCCACAACGGGATCGTGCTCCCGATGATGGGGCTTGCGGCGACGCTCCGGCGCGACGGGGGGAGCGTGTGGGAGTCGGCGCTTTCGAGCGGGTTGGATTCGGAGATCGGGTACCACTACGGCGCGTCGATGCCGGGCGTGCGCGAGGGCGACGAGGTCGTGATCGAAACGACGGTGCCGCCGCAGGTGGCGCGGCACGACGGCTACGAGACGGCGTTTCTGGAGATGGGCGAGGTGTCGATTCAGGCGTGA